The genome window TTACACCGTTGGCATCCATACCTGGAGATCTTGTTCAAAATGTATTGGGAGTTATTATTGCGATTCCGATTTGTGTTGCTTTGAAGAAGGTTGCTTATTTTAAATAGTGGACCACGGGGACAGGTTCCTCGGTCCAGTCTGGGGCACTATTGTTAAGCAAATCCTAAAATTAAAAAGCCCAGTTTCTCTGCAAATTACAATAGAGAAATTGAGCTTTTTCGATGCTTAATTAGCAGGTATCTTACCCCACACACTCTCACTGAGGTTAATTACGTGACTAATTTTATTCCACTGTTCTTCTTCTGTTAAGATGTTGCCTTCTTCCGTACTGGAAAATCCGCATTGTGGACTTAATGCCAGGTTTTCTAAAGGAATATACCCGCTTGCCTCTTTTATTCTCTCTTTAATCATGTCTGCATCCTCAAGTTCTGGGAATTTAGATGTAAACAATCCCAGTACGACAACTTTGTCATCACGTTTAAAGCTTTTCAACGGTTCAAAGTCACCGGAGCGCTTATCATCATATTCCAGGAAGAGTCCATCTACATTTAAGTCAGCAAATATCGCATCGGATATATGATCGTATCCACCACTAGTAATATAAGTAGACTTGAAATTCCCACGACAAATATGCATCGTGATAATCATATCATCGGGTTTCTTAGCAATGGCATCATTTAAACAATTTACTCTAGTATTAATAATGTCCTGCACTCCCATGTTGAGTCTTTCAACGACTGCTTCTATACGTTCTTCTGAAACAAAATCAATCCAGGAAGTATCGTCTAATTGCAAATAGCGGCAGCCAGCATCATAGAAAGCTTGAATAGCCTTTTGATAAGCAGCTACAGTATCCTGATAGAATTGCTCTCTGTTCCCGTTATAATACTCATCACCCTGAATTCTCGTGAATAGCATATTAGGACTTGGAATTGCGAACTTAGCAACTTGACTTCCATCACCATATTTGTCTACTGCTTCTTTTAAGAATGTAAAGTGTTCTACCATATAATGATTATCAAAGTCTACTTTATTAACAACCTTAATGGCATTATTTCTTGTTTTTGCACCTTTAAAGTTACTTACATATTCCGTTTCAAACTGTTCGACACCTTCTAAACCGGATAAGAAGTCCAAGTGCCACCATGAGCGTCTAAACTCACCATCCGTTATTGATTTAAGGCCCACTTCAATTTGCTTTTGTACAAGCTTCTCAATTTCTTTATCTTCTACTTGTTTTAAGGAATTCTTATCAATTTTCCCGTCAGTATAATCTTTTCTTGCTTGTTTAATAGGTTCCGTTCTTAGAAAACTTCCTACATGGTCAGCCTTCAATGTTAATTTATTTGCCATATGTATGCATTCTCCCTTCATGTTAATCAACATTCCAATATGTAAAAAACCTTAAGAAGAGAGGTCATCACGGTAGGCCAATCGTCTTCTTATTTATTTAATGTAAGTTGAGTATAACACTAGGAAGGCAATATAGCGTAAGACCTAAAATCTATGTTTTGCTATAGTTTTAAACTATATACATGATTATTATTCCGCTAGTTTCGTGAGATTATTTACCCTCAGAACGCCTCGGAGGAAGATTTAGATGATATTGAAAAAGCAATAGTTACTCTTCAGGAACAACTATTTTATGATTAGATAATTAATTTCCCAATAATCACCATTCAATCAATAAACGCTTATGGTTAAGTGTTCTTAACTAAACTTTGGGGTGAAGGAACAACTCCTCGTCTCGCTTATCCAAATGGGCCAATGAACCTGTCCCTTTGTCCCGCTCTAACACTCTTGCAAAGAGATTATTAGCTAAAAGCGAAACAATAATAAAAACAGTACCAATTATATCGAATTTCGTAACATGAGTCCCTTGAATAATTGAAATAAGTAGGGTTGTAATAGGTACAAAATTAATAAACAATAGTGCATTTAAAGGTGATAAGATACTTACACCGATGTTCCATCCAACCAAGGCAATGACACCAGGGAATATAATCATAAATAATAGATGTGGACTTACTGTTTTGACGACTGCTGATGAAGGGACAGATAGATCACCAAAAAGCGTTGCCCCTATTACAATAGCAACAGCAGTGATTGTTCCTAGTAAGCAGCTTAATGTTGAATATCGCAAAGCGGACCAACCACTAAACTCACTGCCACCCATCGTGTAAATCACCCATCCAATTACAGCAATAAATATCAGAATCGAAGG of Oceanobacillus zhaokaii contains these proteins:
- a CDS encoding DMT family transporter, which codes for MRNNILLGAVLCFIAAASWGAMFPVAHAAFKHIDPFYFTVIRYLSVTVILVAILLWKEGKKAFRFEGKGFKLWFFGTMAFTVYNLLIFWGEDLLGEPGVMVASIMEALMPMISVVIGLVIFKNRTHLFTLLCVIVSFIGAILVITKGDIKAFLGATNHILPSILIFIAVIGWVIYTMGGSEFSGWSALRYSTLSCLLGTITAVAIVIGATLFGDLSVPSSAVVKTVSPHLLFMIIFPGVIALVGWNIGVSILSPLNALLFINFVPITTLLISIIQGTHVTKFDIIGTVFIIVSLLANNLFARVLERDKGTGSLAHLDKRDEELFLHPKV
- a CDS encoding 5-methyltetrahydropteroyltriglutamate--homocysteine S-methyltransferase: MANKLTLKADHVGSFLRTEPIKQARKDYTDGKIDKNSLKQVEDKEIEKLVQKQIEVGLKSITDGEFRRSWWHLDFLSGLEGVEQFETEYVSNFKGAKTRNNAIKVVNKVDFDNHYMVEHFTFLKEAVDKYGDGSQVAKFAIPSPNMLFTRIQGDEYYNGNREQFYQDTVAAYQKAIQAFYDAGCRYLQLDDTSWIDFVSEERIEAVVERLNMGVQDIINTRVNCLNDAIAKKPDDMIITMHICRGNFKSTYITSGGYDHISDAIFADLNVDGLFLEYDDKRSGDFEPLKSFKRDDKVVVLGLFTSKFPELEDADMIKERIKEASGYIPLENLALSPQCGFSSTEEGNILTEEEQWNKISHVINLSESVWGKIPAN